The following nucleotide sequence is from Centropristis striata isolate RG_2023a ecotype Rhode Island chromosome 7, C.striata_1.0, whole genome shotgun sequence.
gtgtgtgccgTTCCCGTGGTTAAAGATGGGACAGGCCGACAAAAACACTCAGGgggggaaagagagggagaggaggaggaggaggagaggaagggggAGTTACATTGCATGAAAGAAGCCGTCGACAAGTGTTCATGAGTGCACCTTTATACAGGACAATTCAAGAGTGCccagtggagagagagaaaacacaactaAGCTCTAAACATCAGAGAATTTCCGTTATGATGAAAACACATAACATCAGCTCGGACTCTACACCATGTAGCTTTAATCAtaataaaacctttaaaaaaaaaaaaaagttgaaaacaaaaaaagaaaagcataatTTCTGTACCAAAACCTATCATCATTCACCCTCGAGAAAAAGGATGATTTaacaaataaaaggttttttttaaaatgaccgtctttaactcttttttttttttcttgctataCACATATCCAGTGCTACACGATCAGCGTCTAGTTTAAAAAGCGGTTGAATAAATAGACGATAGTACCACGATGCGTGAAAAGGCCAACGGATGTCTGAGGGAGACCTGAGGAGCTCCCCCGGgacaaagaaagaagaagacagttcagagcagcaggttgtttgtttttttggagatCCCTGGTGAGGCAAAATCGGTAATGCCAGCCTGATTCGACAGATTCGACAGTCCACGCAGGAAGAGATTTTCGATTGGGACAGCAGAGCAGTCCGACAGTCCTAAAGGGTTGCACCAAGGTCCCTTGCTTCGGATTTTCTTTGGAGAGCGACGCAATCCCCCCCCTCAACGTCCTCTCCTTTTGTCCCAATTTGTCCGAAGGTGCGGCGTTCCCGGAGAGCCGGAAGGACTTTGTAGTGCTGCAGCTGAGCTCTCGACCATGACAGTGCTGAACTAATAAATActtcatgtaaaaatgaacatccACCAcgtatgagagagagaaaaaaatgccacATGCTTGAGTCGTGGTCGtcgtagaaaaaaacaaaaaaaacaagagccGGACCGAAAAAGAAACCCGAACAGATCGCACTGAGATCACAGGGAGAAGAAGCAAATTCAGCCGGCATTCCTCTTTTTGTTGCAAGCACCCGACCCTCAGACcacctgtgacacacacacacacacacacgtacacacacatacctttTCCCTTGTTTGTGCCTGGGTCCACCTACAGAGAGCCACGTGTCCGTAAGTGCGGCCTCTTTAAAAAGGTTTCCAGGCCGAGCATGGCTGTGGGCATCAATGCAGTCTATTCAGGAAACAAGCGAGATGGGGAGAAGATGATTTGGATGATAGAGGGGGTTTAAAATCCGGCTATCTGCTATTTTCCGCTTTTCTTTGGCACAGCACTTCTCTTGACCTGCCACAGGTGGTTGTGGATGGTCAGGGCGTCCACGCTGACTGACACAGTCTTGGCAGGGATGACGGTGAACTGCTTCCTGTCGGAGCTGTACTTGTACAGCTTGTCGATCATCTTCTTGCTGATGCTCTTGGGGCCCGTTCCCGTCAGCTTCGTTATCTCTTCGCTGTCGGGGAAGTACGAGTAGAGCGCCCGGAACTGACAGCCGCCGTCACGGAACAGGATCATCAGGTGGTTGGACTCGCACTTCTCCAACTcctggaggagaaacagaaaTCAGGAAAAGGTTATCAATATGGCACTGAGGGCTggcaatatattgatattatattgatatatggaCACCATAAGACAAAGTCAAATAATTGGTTTACTCTCAGAGTTCCCCATGTGCCTACTGAATTTGGAAAGTCAGcctttagtcattttaaatagcatttttaCTTCAATTAAATTCATTTATCTTGTATATCTTTGTATAtcttgtatatattatatacttattgcatatatattatatacttatTGCATAAGTAGGTCTGCCACTGCAGGGCCAATAAGGGAGAAAAATctgttttgaaaaagaaaaatactttttgaggGCTGAAAAGGAGACTTTTTCCTTAAAAAGTATGCTTGAAAAATTTGATAGATATGTAAGTAATGTAAAAGCTGCAAGGAGTGACTACCTGCTCTTGTGTTAGGTATAATATGATGTGTTTAGTCTTGATGTTTTGTGTGCTGGAGTTAGTCAATGCCCGACTCCAGTAACGCTAGTTTAATCCTCAGTTTTCAACATGCTCATATTGCAAGTGTTGCTGTTATGGAGGAAATAAACTCTGATTGTACGagttgaaaagtgttttttccacctctgtgcCACAAAAATGGACCAGAGAAAGTAATCAGCAGTGTTGACAGGATAACAGTGTTGCATAATTTCATGTTAGAAGACGGTGAGTACAGTCAGTcaatttttacagatttttcatAGCATTGCCtttgaataaacaaataaatcaaactACTTAATTCCATAAAGCAGGTGTTTAATAGGTGCATGTGTGCTGGAGCGCTGACCTCTAGGATCTGGTTCTTCTGAGGCTCGTTGACTTTCCCAGCCAGGCAGCAGTGAGAGATTGCATTGTGGATGATTGGCTTGTTCGACTTGGCGCTGGGCTCCTTGAATAGTTTGGGACCTGTTACACAACacataacaaaagaaaatagtCTGTCAGATGATTGGACATTAACTGCAACTAACAAGTGCATGTCATGCAACAGTTTAGAGTCACTTTGGAGGTTAAATactaaacatttattgtgttcTGTAAAAATGAGGAAAAGCGAAGCTGTGAAATTGACTGGCTATGTTTGTGTCCCgacatattgatgtttttgtcaGAGATCAATGGATAACTGAAAGACTACACAACTACACGTCTGTAATCATAGTAACGTTCGATAAgagctgaggaaaaaaaacaaccgaTTTGTGCACCCACCAGTATATTCAGCCATGGAAGCGATGGAAGATGCAGTGGAGCCGTTGTCCCagtctctctctgctgtccGACTGTTGTTACGACTGCCTGGAAACGACTCCACCGAGTCACAGCTGGAAGACACAAAGGTAAACAGAGAATACTATAAATACTGAAAATCTTAAAGTAGACAACGCACAGAATGTCCTTAAGCACTAGCTCAGAGATAAAcaaaatatacaggtgcatctcaatacattagaacatAGGTCTCAAACtagcggcccgcgggccaattgcggcccacgtgacgatattttatggccctcaccttgatgtgaaagtttaatgtgagttttatatgaatggtactttactgtgttcttttttttttttttttgtaatgttgtgtcttttttaagtaagttagttttttttctgtcattttgtgtcttttttgggtcattttgtatcttttttaaaaataatttggtgtcttttttcatataattttgtggggttttttcagttattttgtgtcattttgtcattgtgtgtctttttaaagtgatttagtgtttttgtcattttgtgtcttttttgtaattttttgtcttttttggtatttttttgtcttttttttcagtaaatttgtgtctttttttgtcattttgtcttttttttagtcattttgtgtctttttttggtcattttgatactgcctccaacggcccccaggtaatttgagtttgagacccctgcattagaatatcatggaaaagtccgtttccagtagttcaagtcaaatagctccaaccaagtactgagtgcatatagatggacatacttttcagaggccaacatttccatattaaacatactttagaAATTGGTCTtctgtaatattaaaaattttttgagacactgaattttaggtcttcattaataataaattaagacatgaaatgtttcattctgtttgtaatggatctataaaatgtgttatttccactttttttaatttaattactgacataaataaacttttatatgatattttaatttattgagatgcacctgtatgtggtgtatatatatttgtgagCAGCTTACCGCTGGGAGCCGGCCCCTCCAGAGTTGACGCTGTCTGCCTCGTTGGTTGCAGCGGAGGCGAGGGACAGACTGGAGCCTGACTGGGCGTTGCTCAGGTTGTCAGCTATGTGAAACAGGGAGGACACTTTCAGTTATTTTAGTAAAGACTACAGTGTCACAGCAGAAGCAAACACAACACTTTTTCTACAGGACATAAACATACTCAATTTTGGATGCcgccccccccaaaaaacacaataataatatcaaATGTATCCAAAATCTTGCTTTTCAAACCATAGCTTTTGTAAATAATATAACTTAAAAGATGACAGTAATAATAGTTTCCCCCTGTACACTGTTTAGTCGAGGTTGCACACTTAGATCTTAATGCATCTCACAACCATTTTAGTAACTGGTGACCCCTTTATAAGTGACATATTGTATTCAATGCAAAAGAATAACAGTGCAGACCAACAGGCAAAATTAACAAATTAGCCAAATTGTGTACGCAATAACTGCAGGAAGTTTGCAGAAACAAGCACATTGGAAGAAAAATATAAGGCAGACGATTTCTTGTGAATATTGATTTCTTGTGTGTTTCCTTCTCCCTGCTGCTTGGAAATTGTTTTATTAGCTCTttggttgtttaaattgagtACTTTTCTAATGCAGAAAGAGGCTACATAAAGCTTGTGTACAGGTCTTCACTGTGCCCTTATCCtacaatattgttttaaatgtatatcctaaataataataatccaaacttaaaaaaaacaatttagttTTGTGCTGAAATGCTGAGATACAGGCCTACtgtattaaaaaacaacttgtgaGGCCTTTTACATTTTAAGAGGTGAGGACAAGTCCTCGTGAGGCTTTGGAGACCCCTAGTGGGCTTTGGAcccccagtttgggaaccagtgaacaacagaaaaactaaatatattgcATTTGCTGCATGAAATAccatctatttttttctccgcaagtttatggttttatttagtCTTCGTTTCAGGTGAATTTCAATAGAAAACACTGCAGGAAACCCTGAATATCATCCTCAACAACccttaatattatatatatattaatctaTTTGACACTGAACCCATTATTTAAACCAAAGAACTGCAAGTGGCATTTCTGTCGTCAGAAATTAATGTCAGCCATGTTCATATTAATGTGGTACTAATAACCTTAGGACATGTAATCTTTGcagtaaaacagaaaatgtctgGCAGTCAGCCAATGTGCCCCACAGCTCAGAGTTATAGAATAAGAAATGAAGCGCACTGTGCTgagacatgtaaaataaagcGTGTCTGCTTAATGTCAAACTGATGATGTAATCTTACAAGAGCACTTGGAGAAATTATCGCTGGAGGATTCCTCTCTGAAGACGGACTTGGGTCTGTGTTTCTGCTTGGGTTTGGGCGTTTTGGGTGTTTTGGGCTTGACGAGGCCTTGTTCCTCGAACATCTCCTGCTGCTTCCTCCGCAGATACTCCTGCTTTATCAGCTCCCGccgcgtcttctcctcttctttacGCAAGCGGTCCTCCTCAGCCTTCCGTCTGGTTTTGAAATAAAGCACCTGAGTTTtagctttttgaaaaaaaaacatctaaaacccCGTGCGTATGTTGGGAAAGAAAGTTACCTGGCTTCGTCTCGCTTGAGCTCCGATTCTGATTCTAGCTGCTGTTTACGGACTCGAGCCTCCTCGGCTTTCTTCTGCTGCTTCAGCAAGAACGCCGCTCTCTTCTTAGCGAGCTCATCCTCCGCCTTCTGCTCATCCTACACCATGACAACATGAAAGTTCAGTTAAAGGCTGACATGACAACAAGGTTGTTCATCAAAACACATAACCTATGATAATGTGATTCCGGAGTAAGATTATGTCGATATTCAAGCTCAACACTCAGAACATTAGCATATTCATTTCTCTTTATGCATACACcatctttctccttttctgtgCATAAGCACGATCAGAATATTGTTTGTTTCCATTTTACAGAGCAAGGGGTGTGTATGAatgccagatttttttccagctcacacacaaaacaaacagctaGCAGGAGAGATTAACCAAAAAGTGTATTGGTTAAAGaaatgaaattatttctttTCCCAAGAAAACAGAATTAAGGGGGAAAAGGTGCTAAAGTAACAATGAACTGCTACTAACATTTTTTGTGTACTATTTTTGATACCTCTGAATGTATATAGTGAAGCTTACTTGTTCATTTTCTGAAAATGAAGGAAACAGAATAGTAAACAACAGACtgaaattatataaaatgagGCTGAGAGACTATATTCGGTACATactcttatttcttattttattttataattactattagtttttttgtattattattaccattatattttatttatttactttaatctGGGTTTAGAAAAATATACCATATAAATAGCATTAATACATATGcacacatttaattttatttactttgttttttaccaTCTCACCATTTCTATGTAATAACAATGtgctaaatatatgacagaatatGTATGTTTGTTAATTtcgattttcaataaaaagatttaaaaagtgTATTGGACTCCACCTTTAAACAAGAACACAACAAGGGCAAATTTATTATATAGGCCTTGGTGAACTGAACTAAATAATTTTCTAGATTAATCAAAAatagatgatttttttgtttgaaaaacaaaaaaacccattagAAGCACCCCTACTTCAAGTCATATATTAACAGGTAATAccactgtaataaaaataaacaaagcaataaatacattttcgtCCAAAGGCATTACCTTGAAGAAGAAGCCCATGACTGATTTCTGCTCTCCATCGTCTGTCGTGCTGTCCTCAGAAGCCTCCACCTCCTCGGGAGCTTTCAGCTCGGACAGATCGACCTCGATGAGGTGGGATTTGCTGCGCTGCACCTCGTCCGATGGTATGTTCTCTTTCCCTGAACCGTCCGAAGAGTTGAGCTCAGACTCCCTTAGGGTGCTGGACAGGCACTCGTCGAAGGACACTTCTGGGGGAGCTAGTGTCTTCAGGTCCACTCGGGTTGGCAGGCGCACGTTCGCCTCATCGTGAAGGCGGAAGTTGGCGCTCCGAATGTGGCCGGAGCCTGGCCTGTCGATTGTCTCTCCGGCTGTGGGGTTTCTGGGGCTGTCGGGCTGCTCGGTCCTGGGGGACCTGCCCCCAGCTAACTGCCGGTGTGGTAACGTCTCGGCCCCACTCTGGGTGGGGGTGAGGGTCCTGGAGGTCTGCCGGCTCTGCTCCTTGGCTATCTTTAGCTCTGACGGTTTGGACCTGGAGCTCCGGCCTGAGCTCAGCTTGGGGGGTTTCCTGGTGGGAGCGGTGCCGGTGCTGGCGAGGTGCTCCACGTAGTGAAAGCTTGCCCCCGCCTTAGGGTCGCCGTTTTTGTCGGCGGtggcaggaggaggtggagtcGCACTAGGGGGAGACTGTACATTCTGTTTCATCAGCATCTCCTGCTGCAGCGACAGCTGCATCATCTGCTGCTGGATGCTGCCGATGGCGTCGTTCAGCAGTTCGATGGAGCGGCTGCACTCGTTCAGGTCCAACTCTTCCTCTAGATGGAAGCTTTCATTGGGTCCTTTCTTATCTGTTTCTAAGGCACCTGACGGGGAGGTCACCACCTCCACCTTGTCCCCCCTCAGGGCATCAACACACATATCGTCTTTACTTGATGGTGCTTTCTCCCCTCCGAGCTCCTCTTTAGAAATGTCCGCTTTAAGTGGGTTGGGTAATGTGTCGCTCTTGCCTCCTCCTTTCTTTACGATGTGCAGGAAGGCGGCCTTTCCCAGCTTCTGCCTCTGCCTCGCTGACAGCActtccatcttcttcttctggtgCTCTATGGCCCGTCGTTTCTCCTCCAGCTGCATGCGGAGCTGGACAATCTCAGAAGCCAGGACATTAGAACCACCGCTACCATCGCCTGCACGGCCGCATCCTCCCAAGGGCGAAGAGGGACTCTGGTCTCTTTTCAGCCTCCAGGAGGACGGCAGGGGCCCGCTGCTCTCTGATCCGTCTGGAGTGGTCCTCTGGGAGCTGGAGGCACTGGAGCGGAGGTCGTGGTTGCTGCCGAAGCGCTGCTGCTGGGCTTTTCGCTCAGCGAAGGAGGTCATGCGCACACTGCCACTGGCCATACTGCTGGCCTGGGAGTGAGCGCTGAGACAGGGACTGGAGCGCCCGCTGCCTCCGTTCAGGTCTTTGTCCTCATGCTCTTTCACATTCATGTCCTCTTTGAGTTTGGCcgattcttcttcttcgtcgTCGTCGTTAAAGGCTTTCCCGGACCAGTTGGGGTCTTTAGTAGTGACGGCTTCATCCaggtcctcttcctcctcatccagATCTTGGAGCTCAGCATCCAAGCTTTGCTCGGGCTTTGGTCCCTCGGAGTCTGAATGAAGGTAGAAACCCCCAGCTGGCTCTTTGGACGAGGGGTCCACGCTGCTGGTCACAACCGGCCTGAAATCCACCGGAGCCTGTTGAGGCTCGTCTGACGAGTCCGCCTCCTGACCCGGAGGAGTAAATGTTTGGTTCATGGTGCAGGGAGCTTTCCTGCGAACGGCCGCTGTAGATCCGTCTCCTCGGCGCAGAGACCCCCTTCCTGAGGACTGGGGCACCTCgccactctcctcctctttgtTTAGGCATACAGACTTCTCTTTAGCTGTTTTGATCACAGAAGGCATCAGTGGTTCTAGGTAAAAGCTATCTTGAGCAGGTTTGGACTCAGTGGAAGGTTTGGGTCCCGCTGGTGCAGTTGCTTGCGTCCCGTCAACCCGCTTGGGGACGACGGGACCGTCAGTCCTGGAAACTGCCACCAGAGTTTCTTCCTCGTCCTCAGTGTTGACGTTGGCCATGAGGCTGTGGCCGTTGAGTCTGCGCACTGCCGTCTGTGAAGGCTGGTGGACAGAAGTCTGGTGTTTGGGGGTGACGTTCATGGCGTTGGACGCCAGGCTGTCTTTACTTATGGAGCGAGCCAGACTCACGCTGTCGCCAGAAGCAATGTCTGCATCACTGTCTGTGGCTGAATGGAACATGTAGGGGCTCAGTGTGGACATCGGTCTGCAGGAAGAGAACACAGGAAAAATCTCACTTGTAACGTCACCACAGTatacagaatttaaaaaaaacaatatatgaaATATTGTATATACTCTTCCTATGCACGTTTCACTAAGCTTCTCCTTTCAATCTCAAGCCACATTTCTACCTCTCTGACAGAGCAATCAGCTCATGGCAAAAGTGAAACATACATTAAGTGAATTGACTTGGACAGCACAATAGGAAACTTTGCCAAATATATTGtacaaggttcatacactttttgagtggttAAATTCAAGCAcctttcaaggactttcaaggtccatttcaaagcttttccagtaccttacaATGGTtctaagttgcatgttttagatgagtacttacatgctaaaaggggtaatttcactaaACCATACAAACatcgatggttttacacttttaacaaccaaaagtacagtttgctaatctcaatattcaatttattactttattcattgaacatgtgattatctatagtcagattgcacaagaaatacagtaagaatttcaagcattttcaagcactttatccaaaatccaagcacttttcaaaccttgaaaatacaacattaaaatgtaagcattttcaaggatttcaagcacccgtacgaaccccgATTATATTATtgcaaatgtaacaaataaagaCATGGAGTGAACCTGTAATGAAAGAATATTTGCATCTATTgcactttaaatatttattggcTGATTTAAAACACCTTCTTCTCACCTCAAAAGCAACATGGAACCAAAGTCTgtccaaaccaaaaacacaaatacaaacttttgttttgtatgaTGGCCCATTAAGGTTTTTAACTACTTATGGTTCCATACCTCTGTCTCTTGTCGGGCCATGCAACAACAGAGCCTCTGGGTTGTCCGTCCATCTGAGTCAGCGAGTTGGAGCGATTTCTGAGAgctgaacagaaacacacacacaagcaatgAATTAGTATTAAAAACGGCTGCTGGTCATCATCATATAAAGacaattttaaatctttatATTAAATTGTGTAAAGACTGCTGCTCTTACCTGCACCGTCTTCTCCTTGCTGCTTTTGTTGCCTCTGTCGAAGAGGCAGAAGCGGGTGGGAGGGACTAAAGGTTGGTCCCCCTTTactaaaagcaaaaaatgtaaatagaaatCATTATTTAGCAGGTGACGAACCCCGTCATTCAAACACTACTGACAGCAGATTAGCAAAAATCTTCACTGGATTGTGTGAAGTACACAGCTTTCAAAAACCAAATATATCACCAGACAAGATGAAAGACCAATACTTCACTagacaacacacaaacaagtgGCATGAAATATCCCAACTAACAGTTCAGCGCCTTTAAGGATTCAGTAGCTAATATCAAGTGCCAACCATGGACACACAGACAAATGGACGATTGTGGGACATTGTGCTGGTCATTGTTAAATGATGTGAGGTGAGAAGACAAGGGGTTAGAGGTGGGGGCACATGAGAATGAAGATTAGACATCACTGCATATCTACCCATCCTTGTAGGGCTACTGTAACTGGTTAGGAGACAGGATCATGATGAGGCGGAACGAGAAGGAAAGCGAGAGAAGACTTACAGGGGGTCAGAGTCTTCAGGGTGCAGGAAGTACCTGTTACAGACTTCAGGGCTGCTCTGGTTATCTGCCGCACCAGGGCTGACCAGGAAGCTGCGCTTGGTGGCGTTGGAGATAGGCACTGATGGGCGGGCACTCTTGGGCTGAGCTGTGGCTCGAGCTGAGGGGAGGAGGACAAGGTGTTGATCAGGTTATTACTCACAGTGACAGATACTGGCATCAGAAAAGTTTAGGCAGGGATGTTGACTGGGATTTACTTATAATtgtgacccaaaaaaatataaagaaagtgGTTGAAATGCAACTTCTAATAATTTTAACATGACATGTTGCTGAAAAAAATCTTGCtcataaagaaaaacaccacaTCAATCAGGAAATATACCAGTTTCTTTATCAATGAGTTTCTTAATAAATAGAGTAAGATGTGACTTTCAATTACTTCTCTGTACTTTGACTAAATCTGTAACAGAATGAGTTATTTAATTCTTGTTGGAAGGACTAGTACGgatatgcacaaacaaaaaagattaTATTTTGCATCTGGTACATCCTTGTACTAGTCCTGTCTGCAAATATCGCAGAAAGGTGACACGTTTGCATCCATGTGTATAAAAACCCCAAATAAGAACCTGGAAATGTGCATAATAGGTCCCCTAAAAGCTACTGAGTTGTCTTTCACCACTGTGTTAATTTCATTTCATATCCAGAGTGTAATAATCACACTGGGATGCTTACCATCTTTAAACTCTTGGAGATCTCTGGGCTGGACAAACTCTGGCTTGACTGTCTCAAACCACCAGAAGAGCTCAGCAATGAACACCATCACATTGTGCTACACAGAGAGCACAAGAAACATGTTAATAAGACTCTAACACAGATTATCGACCATCACTGAGCTTAAAATGACCATAGGGGTTACCCCACCtaatagtaaaaaaagaaaaaaaagagtaaaatagtgacagcagcagtgtcacagtgttGGCTGGGTTTTTATACTGTACAGTATTTCACTTTTTGTACCTTGAGCACAAGCGGCGAGTAGAGCATGTCCTCTGTCGTGAGATAGAAACTTTTATTCAGATACTCGCTGGCGAACTCTTTGAGTAGCTGAATGTTGTACAGGCTATCAGCGATGGAGGGGACTTCCTTCAGGCAAATATCTGATCAGACAGGCGGAGAGCAGATTCAGATCAGGATACAACTCAATGACCTGTTGGCTATAAATGTCCCGCTGACTGGACTGGGACAGTAAGCAATGTGCAGCGGCCAAAAATAGTACCACACGTGGATATTAAATTCAATGTGTTAGCAATGAAAGCTGGATACGCTTCATGGAAAAATTCTTCGAGGGCAACTGATAATTAGTGAGATGTAGCTATTGAACTATGGGCGTGAGTGCGTGCgaatgtgcgtgcgtgcgtgcaagCACAGCGTACCCTCCAGCTTCATGAGGTCTGGGCAGTAGTAGTTGACCACAGTTAGCAGTGCAGCTCCGTCACAAACATCCCTCATCAGGTCTTCCAGCAGAGGGAAGAAGGGCAGCTTTTGGCCTGAAGCGTGCTCCCGACGATAGCGTACCTAAACACCGGGGGGAAGAGGATAAGGGTTTTATGAGAAGGAAAGCCACATCAGCAACACACGCCACCATGGTACTACCAACACATGACACCACATAAAACATCCTAATGCAATGACTAGTGTCACGAGAACAAATCT
It contains:
- the camsap1b gene encoding calmodulin-regulated spectrin-associated protein 1-B isoform X1, with product MDVDLCAGGDSTRRKVDLAGAAEGTMEVVPLEMYDSARAKIAANLRWLFAKAYGIDHIPEDLRDPFYTDQYEQEHIKPPVIRLLLTCELYCRVCALILKTEQAASLQSHLSVIQALSRKGIYVVESDDTPVTDEDLACVPIKMSAHMPMIDALMMAYTVEMISIEKVVASVKRFSTFSASKELPFDLEDAMVFWINKVNMKMREIAERAHKVKHHPLESPSHQKSPSKWYWKLVPVRYRREHASGQKLPFFPLLEDLMRDVCDGAALLTVVNYYCPDLMKLEDICLKEVPSIADSLYNIQLLKEFASEYLNKSFYLTTEDMLYSPLVLKHNVMVFIAELFWWFETVKPEFVQPRDLQEFKDARATAQPKSARPSVPISNATKRSFLVSPGAADNQSSPEVCNRYFLHPEDSDPLKGGPTFSPSHPLLPLRQRQQKQQGEDGAALRNRSNSLTQMDGQPRGSVVAWPDKRQRPMSTLSPYMFHSATDSDADIASGDSVSLARSISKDSLASNAMNVTPKHQTSVHQPSQTAVRRLNGHSLMANVNTEDEEETLVAVSRTDGPVVPKRVDGTQATAPAGPKPSTESKPAQDSFYLEPLMPSVIKTAKEKSVCLNKEEESGEVPQSSGRGSLRRGDGSTAAVRRKAPCTMNQTFTPPGQEADSSDEPQQAPVDFRPVVTSSVDPSSKEPAGGFYLHSDSEGPKPEQSLDAELQDLDEEEEDLDEAVTTKDPNWSGKAFNDDDEEEESAKLKEDMNVKEHEDKDLNGGSGRSSPCLSAHSQASSMASGSVRMTSFAERKAQQQRFGSNHDLRSSASSSQRTTPDGSESSGPLPSSWRLKRDQSPSSPLGGCGRAGDGSGGSNVLASEIVQLRMQLEEKRRAIEHQKKKMEVLSARQRQKLGKAAFLHIVKKGGGKSDTLPNPLKADISKEELGGEKAPSSKDDMCVDALRGDKVEVVTSPSGALETDKKGPNESFHLEEELDLNECSRSIELLNDAIGSIQQQMMQLSLQQEMLMKQNVQSPPSATPPPPATADKNGDPKAGASFHYVEHLASTGTAPTRKPPKLSSGRSSRSKPSELKIAKEQSRQTSRTLTPTQSGAETLPHRQLAGGRSPRTEQPDSPRNPTAGETIDRPGSGHIRSANFRLHDEANVRLPTRVDLKTLAPPEVSFDECLSSTLRESELNSSDGSGKENIPSDEVQRSKSHLIEVDLSELKAPEEVEASEDSTTDDGEQKSVMGFFFKDEQKAEDELAKKRAAFLLKQQKKAEEARVRKQQLESESELKRDEARRKAEEDRLRKEEEKTRRELIKQEYLRRKQQEMFEEQGLVKPKTPKTPKPKQKHRPKSVFREESSSDNFSKCSSDNLSNAQSGSSLSLASAATNEADSVNSGGAGSQRCDSVESFPGSRNNSRTAERDWDNGSTASSIASMAEYTGPKLFKEPSAKSNKPIIHNAISHCCLAGKVNEPQKNQILEELEKCESNHLMILFRDGGCQFRALYSYFPDSEEITKLTGTGPKSISKKMIDKLYKYSSDRKQFTVIPAKTVSVSVDALTIHNHLWQVKRSAVPKKSGK